The following are from one region of the Coffea eugenioides isolate CCC68of chromosome 2, Ceug_1.0, whole genome shotgun sequence genome:
- the LOC113762372 gene encoding probable E3 ubiquitin-protein ligase ARI8, protein MAECENDYYDSYYSERLDHDHANKKKNKFIILTEEDVGSRMDDDILQVSSVLSVSREAATILLYRYNWDVTDVVQEWFENQEGVRSASGLFREKPGPMDVEDGDEEFVCRICWKEHPIALVVVASAACGHVFCKNCWKEFISKSINEGYVKDGGCLMLRCPQDSCGAAVGGNIIRSLASDGDKNKYDKFLARSYVESRANLKLCPTPGCNCAVELDNRGPDRLSKNFDVSCNCMYGFCWNCLGEAHSPVDCETVALWAVKNSSDLETKNWLLANTKPCPKCQRRIENVGDIDNGDWYMTCAPPCGCDLRNGEETLACNTYEKAKNEGVYDEVEKTRRRAKASWDYFERWYNNHLSLERAFLDLHLMKNQNLEMLSKIHGLEATQFWFIVDAWVQIVECTRVLKWASVYGYYLQQYEHKKKELFDYLLSKAEGVYEILHQCANKGLSKCLEAECSLDTFLDFRTKLPALTRVTRKYFADLVTALENGIAELASSSHTIKQK, encoded by the coding sequence ATGGCGGAGTGTGAGAACGATTACTACGACTCCTATTACAGCGAAAGGCTTGATCACGATCATgcaaacaagaagaaaaacaagTTCATCATCTTGACTGAAGAAGATGTTGGATCTAGAATGGACGACGATATCTTGCAAGTTTCATCTGTTCTCTCAGTTTCCAGAGAAGCAGCAACGATTCTCTTGTACCGTTATAATTGGGATGTTACCGACGTTGTTCAAGAATGGTTTGAGAATCAAGAAGGTGTCCGCAGCGCCTCTGGACTTTTCAGAGAGAAACCTGGACCGATGGATGTCGAAGACGGAGACGAAGAATTCGTCTGTCGGATTTGCTGGAAGGAGCACCCCATTGCCCTCGTTGTTGTGGCGTCTGCTGCTTGTGGTCACGTCTTTTGCAAGAACTGCTGGAAAGAATTTATCAGTAAATCAATCAATGAGGGCTACGTTAAAGATGGAGGGTGTTTGATGCTGAGATGTCCTCAGGACTCTTGTGGGGCTGCGGTTGGCGGAAACATCATTCGTTCTCTGGCCTCTGATGGAGATAAGAACAAGTATGACAAGTTTCTTGCTCGATCTTATGTTGAAAGTCGTGCAAACTTGAAACTCTGTCCTACCCCTGGGTGTAATTGTGCGGTTGAACTTGATAACAGGGGTCCGGATAGATTAAGCAAGAATTTTGACGTTTCTTGCAATTGTATGTATGGGTTTTGCTGGAATTGTCTGGGGGAAGCTCATAGTCCGGTTGATTGTGAAACTGTGGCCCTGTGGGCGGTTAAAAACAGTTCTGATTTGGAGACTAAAAATTGGTTGTTGGCTAATACTAAGCCTTGTCCAAAATGCCAGAGGCGGATTGAGAATGTTGGGGATATTGATAATGGCGATTGGTACATGACCTGTGCACCGCCTTGTGGTTGTGATTTGCGCAATGGTGAAGAAACTTTGGCCTGTAACACTTATGAGAAGGCAAAGAATGAGGGTGTTTATGATGAAGTAGAGAAGACGAGGCGGAGGGCTAAAGCTTCGTGGGATTACTTCGAAAGATGGTATAATAACCATCTCTCTTTGGAAAGAGCCTTTCTTGATCTGCACCTGATGAAGAACCAGAATCTTGAGATGCTGAGTAAAATCCATGGCCTGGAAGCGACTCAGTTCTGGTTCATTGTTGATGCTTGGGTTCAGATTGTGGAATGTACGAGGGTCCTCAAATGGGCTTCTGTCTATGGCTATTACTTGCAACAGTACGAGCACAAGAAAAAGGAGCTTTTCGACTACTTGCTCAGCAAAGCAGAGGGTGTTTATGAAATACTTCATCAATGTGCAAACAAGGGACTGTCCAAGTGCCTTGAAGCAGAATGTTCTTTGGACACCTTCCTTGATTTTCGCACCAAGTTGCCTGCGCTGACTCGTGTGACTAGAAAATACTTTGCTGACTTGGTTACAGCATTAGAGAATGGTATTGCAGAACTGGCTTCATCTTCCCACACAATCAAGCAAAAATAA